In Zingiber officinale cultivar Zhangliang chromosome 1A, Zo_v1.1, whole genome shotgun sequence, a genomic segment contains:
- the LOC122038655 gene encoding uncharacterized protein LOC122038655: MENRRAYERNRKRVVSLLPRRSLCHHVRRARSDMWQWQQEEECFLPTYSQFALPLWDDTMGNQTPLRGFGDFNLDELDFGDEVEKGVEEANEASRVKRRRVLNFFSDDDGATIVNEHLSSEVRENSTSAKICTQNL, translated from the exons ATGGAGAATCGCAGAGCGTATGAAAGGAACAGGAAACGGGTCGTCTCTTTGCTTCCTCGTCGCTCGCTCTGCCACCACGTGAGGCGAGCAAG GAGCGATATGTGGCAatggcagcaagaagaagaatgtTTCCTGCCAACATATTCCCAATTTG CTTTACCTCTGTGGGATGATACGATGGGAAATCAAACTCCACTTCGAGGATTTGGTGATTTCAACTTAGACGAATTGGATTTTGGAG ATGAGGTCGAGAAGGGCGTGGAGGAAGCAAACGAGGCATCAAGAGTGAAAAGGCGTCGtgttctaaattttttttctgaTGATGATGGAGCCACAATCGTCAATGAGCATTTGTCCTCTGAA GTTCGGGAGAACTCAACATCAGCAAAAATATGCACACAAAATTTATAG